In the Populus trichocarpa isolate Nisqually-1 chromosome 1, P.trichocarpa_v4.1, whole genome shotgun sequence genome, one interval contains:
- the LOC7472987 gene encoding probable serine/threonine-protein kinase PBL17 isoform X1, which translates to MEGAQRVLVIQDASREVSSSAIKWALHGLSLKPGDMVTLLGVLHLVNTPLGYKSRTDSSMFGVNQNIVDREVTGKINEYENHGELKELSKLYEIQKVELKIEVATGPSPKTVALKIAQDLKATWIILDRTMKKDRKYFLRKLSCGISRMKRNNSIEQLRGPKDSTEANQNERVRNICLSYDEIIPGSLEEQEFFSIELLPPRQTEVIQPSQVEALTRSSGGDEVVVEEWQPEVIFQNSICNLCKIRRPHSGWIRDFTFEELQAATDDFSAKNTIYEGGIGTACRGKLSNNLKIVVKQHKSSSHQGEMNFKSAVHLLKKARHDNVLMLLGSCTEPSVRLLVYEYACNGSVNQHISKHCPLPLTWTERMKVAMGAARGLDYLHKNNIIHGNMRTRNIALNHDFEPMLGDFGLSTENPSDDIDFETGYVAPEYQENRKLSTRTDVYAFGIVLLELITGRNAADKKLGEKGLVKWARPFLKYKRLLEILDPRIDSSLDSEQLYWIGLVTQKCLCDNPKKRLTMDKVASALECITERKSCQLIQDLAAAKSYFYSTFEFNGFRRYDKSFKRDSFSVEIDDESRASTSFSLNSASFSRSPTSSVKSDKMWREKSGNGISLRYAEMLD; encoded by the exons ATGGAAGGAGCTCAGAGGGTTTTGGTGATCCAAGATGCATCAAGGGAAGTTAGTTCAAGTGCCATCAAGTGGGCACTGCATGGGTTATCACTTAAGCCTGGAGATATGGTCACCCTTCTTGGTGTTCTTCACTTGGTCAATACCCCTT TGGGATACAAAAGCAGAACAGACAGTTCCATGTTCGGAGTAAATCAGAATATTGTTGACAGAGAAGTTACAGGGAAGATAAATGAGTATGAAAATCATGGGGAACTCAAGGAGCTATCCAAGCTGTATGAAATACAAAAG GTTGAGTTGAAGATAGAGGTGGCTACAGGGCCTTCACCAAAGACAGTTGCTTTAAAGATAGCTCAAGATTTGAAGGCAACATGGATTATACTTGACAG AACAATGAAGAAAGACAGAAAATACTTCCTCCGAAAGCTTTCGTGTGGGATATCAAGAATGAAACGCAACAACAGCATTGAACAGTTGAGAGGACCAAAAGATTCAACAGAAGCCAATCAAAATGAAAGAGTACGCAACATCTGTCTATCTTATGATGAAATAATTCCCGGATCCCTAGAGGAGCAAGAGTTTTTCAGCATTGAACTTCTCCCTCCAA GGCAAACAGAAGTCATTCAACCAAGCCAGGTTGAAGCACTAACACGGAGCAGCGGCGGAGATGAAGTGGTGGTGGAAGAATGGCAACCTGAAGtgatatttcaaaattcaatatgtaACCTTTGCAAGATTAGGCGACCGCATAGTGGATGGATAAGGGACTTCACGTTTGAAGAACTTCAAGCTGCTACAGATGATTTTTCAGCAAAGAACACTATATATGAAGGTGGAATTGGTACTGCTTGCAGGGGTAAGCTAAGTAATAATCTGAAAATTGTCGTCAAGCAACACAAATCTTCAAGCCATCAAGGAGAGATGAATTTCAAATCAGCAGTCCATCTGCTCAAGAAAGCTAGACATGACAATGTGCTCATGCTACTGGGATCCTGTACAGAACCAAGTGTCAGACTGCTTGTATACGAGTATGCATGCAATGGTTCAGTTAATCAACACATATCAA AGCACTGCCCCTTACCTTTGACATGGACAGAAAGGATGAAGGTAGCAATGGGTGCTGCTAGAGGTTTAGACTACCTGCATAAGAACAACATAATTCATGGAAACATGAGAACAAGAAACATTGCTCTAAATCATGATTTTGAACCAATG CTTGGAGATTTCGGCCTCTCAACAGAAAATCCATCAGATGATATAGATTTTGAAACTGGATACGTAGCCCCAGAATATCAAGAAAACAGGAAGCTTTCAACAAGGACAGATGTCTATGCCTTTGGCATAGTCCTACTGGAGCTGATCACTGGCAGGAATGCTGCAGACAAGAAGCTAGGGGAGAAAGGTCTTGTGAAATGG GCAAGGCCATTTCTGAAATACAAGAGGCTTCTTGAAATACTTGACCCCAGAATTGACAGCTCCCTTGATTCTGAACAGCTTTACTGGATTGGTCTAGTGACACAGAAATGTCTCTGTGACAATCCTAAGAAACGATTAACCATGGATAAG GTGGCATCTGCGCTAGAATGCATAACAGAGAGAAAATCATGCCAATTGATTCAAGATCTTGCTGCAGCCAAATCTTACTTCTACAGCACGTTTGAATTCAATGGATTTCGAAGGTATGataaatcatttaaaagagaCAGCTTCAGCGTAGAAATAGACGATGAAAGCCGAGCAAGCACATCATTTTCGCTTAATTCAGCAAGTTTCAGTAGGAGCCCCACAAGTAGTGTGAAGAGTGACAAAATGTGGAGAGAAAAATCTGGAAATGGAATATCACTGCGTTATGCAGAAATGCTTGACTAA
- the LOC7472987 gene encoding probable serine/threonine-protein kinase PBL18 isoform X2, giving the protein MVTLLGVLHLVNTPLGYKSRTDSSMFGVNQNIVDREVTGKINEYENHGELKELSKLYEIQKVELKIEVATGPSPKTVALKIAQDLKATWIILDRTMKKDRKYFLRKLSCGISRMKRNNSIEQLRGPKDSTEANQNERVRNICLSYDEIIPGSLEEQEFFSIELLPPRQTEVIQPSQVEALTRSSGGDEVVVEEWQPEVIFQNSICNLCKIRRPHSGWIRDFTFEELQAATDDFSAKNTIYEGGIGTACRGKLSNNLKIVVKQHKSSSHQGEMNFKSAVHLLKKARHDNVLMLLGSCTEPSVRLLVYEYACNGSVNQHISKHCPLPLTWTERMKVAMGAARGLDYLHKNNIIHGNMRTRNIALNHDFEPMLGDFGLSTENPSDDIDFETGYVAPEYQENRKLSTRTDVYAFGIVLLELITGRNAADKKLGEKGLVKWARPFLKYKRLLEILDPRIDSSLDSEQLYWIGLVTQKCLCDNPKKRLTMDKVASALECITERKSCQLIQDLAAAKSYFYSTFEFNGFRRYDKSFKRDSFSVEIDDESRASTSFSLNSASFSRSPTSSVKSDKMWREKSGNGISLRYAEMLD; this is encoded by the exons ATGGTCACCCTTCTTGGTGTTCTTCACTTGGTCAATACCCCTT TGGGATACAAAAGCAGAACAGACAGTTCCATGTTCGGAGTAAATCAGAATATTGTTGACAGAGAAGTTACAGGGAAGATAAATGAGTATGAAAATCATGGGGAACTCAAGGAGCTATCCAAGCTGTATGAAATACAAAAG GTTGAGTTGAAGATAGAGGTGGCTACAGGGCCTTCACCAAAGACAGTTGCTTTAAAGATAGCTCAAGATTTGAAGGCAACATGGATTATACTTGACAG AACAATGAAGAAAGACAGAAAATACTTCCTCCGAAAGCTTTCGTGTGGGATATCAAGAATGAAACGCAACAACAGCATTGAACAGTTGAGAGGACCAAAAGATTCAACAGAAGCCAATCAAAATGAAAGAGTACGCAACATCTGTCTATCTTATGATGAAATAATTCCCGGATCCCTAGAGGAGCAAGAGTTTTTCAGCATTGAACTTCTCCCTCCAA GGCAAACAGAAGTCATTCAACCAAGCCAGGTTGAAGCACTAACACGGAGCAGCGGCGGAGATGAAGTGGTGGTGGAAGAATGGCAACCTGAAGtgatatttcaaaattcaatatgtaACCTTTGCAAGATTAGGCGACCGCATAGTGGATGGATAAGGGACTTCACGTTTGAAGAACTTCAAGCTGCTACAGATGATTTTTCAGCAAAGAACACTATATATGAAGGTGGAATTGGTACTGCTTGCAGGGGTAAGCTAAGTAATAATCTGAAAATTGTCGTCAAGCAACACAAATCTTCAAGCCATCAAGGAGAGATGAATTTCAAATCAGCAGTCCATCTGCTCAAGAAAGCTAGACATGACAATGTGCTCATGCTACTGGGATCCTGTACAGAACCAAGTGTCAGACTGCTTGTATACGAGTATGCATGCAATGGTTCAGTTAATCAACACATATCAA AGCACTGCCCCTTACCTTTGACATGGACAGAAAGGATGAAGGTAGCAATGGGTGCTGCTAGAGGTTTAGACTACCTGCATAAGAACAACATAATTCATGGAAACATGAGAACAAGAAACATTGCTCTAAATCATGATTTTGAACCAATG CTTGGAGATTTCGGCCTCTCAACAGAAAATCCATCAGATGATATAGATTTTGAAACTGGATACGTAGCCCCAGAATATCAAGAAAACAGGAAGCTTTCAACAAGGACAGATGTCTATGCCTTTGGCATAGTCCTACTGGAGCTGATCACTGGCAGGAATGCTGCAGACAAGAAGCTAGGGGAGAAAGGTCTTGTGAAATGG GCAAGGCCATTTCTGAAATACAAGAGGCTTCTTGAAATACTTGACCCCAGAATTGACAGCTCCCTTGATTCTGAACAGCTTTACTGGATTGGTCTAGTGACACAGAAATGTCTCTGTGACAATCCTAAGAAACGATTAACCATGGATAAG GTGGCATCTGCGCTAGAATGCATAACAGAGAGAAAATCATGCCAATTGATTCAAGATCTTGCTGCAGCCAAATCTTACTTCTACAGCACGTTTGAATTCAATGGATTTCGAAGGTATGataaatcatttaaaagagaCAGCTTCAGCGTAGAAATAGACGATGAAAGCCGAGCAAGCACATCATTTTCGCTTAATTCAGCAAGTTTCAGTAGGAGCCCCACAAGTAGTGTGAAGAGTGACAAAATGTGGAGAGAAAAATCTGGAAATGGAATATCACTGCGTTATGCAGAAATGCTTGACTAA